Proteins encoded by one window of Cloeon dipterum chromosome 4, ieCloDipt1.1, whole genome shotgun sequence:
- the Pu gene encoding GTP cyclohydrolase 1 isoform X2, with protein sequence MKDLVVVAAAQPTCSAAPTKNGVSKAAATPTTDEAAKNGHEHCTFHHDMELDHRPPTRESLLPDMSRSYRLLLSSLGEDPDRQGLLKTPERAAKAMLFFTKGYDQSLEEVLNDAVFDEDHDEMVVVKDIEMFSMCEHHLVPFYGKVSIGYLPKKKILGLSKLARIVEIFSRRLQVQERLTKQIAIAVTKAVDPAGVAVVVEGVHMCMVMRGVQKINSKTVTSTMLGVFRDDPKTREEFLNLVHSK encoded by the exons ATGAAGGATTTGGTCGTTGTCGCCGCCGCACAGCCGACCTGCAGTGCCGCGCCGACCAAAAACGGAGTCTCCAAAGCAGCGGCGACACCGACGACCGACGAGGCTGCTAAGAACG GCCATGAGCACTGCACTTTCCACCACGACATGGAGCTGGACCACCGGCCGCCGACCAGGGAGAGCCTCCTGCCCGACATGTCCCGCTCGTACCGCCTCCTACTGTCCAGTCTGGGCGAGGACCCTGACCGCCAGGGACTGCTGAAGACTCCGGAGCGTGCCGCCAAGGCCATGCTCTTCTTTACCAAAGGCTACGACCAGAGCCTGGAAG AGGTGCTGAACGACGCCGTTTTCGACGAGGACCACGACGAGATGGTGGTGGTCAAGGACATCGAAATGTTCTCCATGTGCGAACACCACCTGGTGCCCTTCTACGGCAAGGTGTCGATCGGATACCTGCCCAAGAAGAAAATCCTCGGCCTGAGCAAGCTGGCGCGCATCGTGGAAATCTTCAGTCGCCGGCTGCAGGTGCAGGAGCGGCTCACCAAGCAAATCGCCATCGCGGTCACCAAAGCAGTGGACCCTGCAGGGGTGGCGGTCGTCGTTGAAGGAGT GCACATGTGCATGGTGATGCGTGGAGTGCAGAAGATCAACAGTAAGACGGTGACCAGCACCATGCTCGGCGTCTTCAGAGATGACCCCAAAACTCGCGAGGAGTTCCTCAACCTCGTCCATTCCAAATAG
- the Pu gene encoding GTP cyclohydrolase 1 isoform X1, translating into MSTSHQNGTSAPQEVVKAPRVADLRTVSWSESLDEKELDVPGTPRAPRTSTTPGHEHCTFHHDMELDHRPPTRESLLPDMSRSYRLLLSSLGEDPDRQGLLKTPERAAKAMLFFTKGYDQSLEEVLNDAVFDEDHDEMVVVKDIEMFSMCEHHLVPFYGKVSIGYLPKKKILGLSKLARIVEIFSRRLQVQERLTKQIAIAVTKAVDPAGVAVVVEGVHMCMVMRGVQKINSKTVTSTMLGVFRDDPKTREEFLNLVHSK; encoded by the exons ATGAGCACTTCCCACCAAAACGGCACGTCTGCACCGCAGGAGGTGGTCAAAGCACCCCGAGTGGCCGATCTTAGGACCGTTTCCTGGTCCGAGAGCCTGGACGAGAAGGAGCTGGACGTGCCCGGCACCCCCCGCGCGCCCCGCACCTCCACCACACCAG GCCATGAGCACTGCACTTTCCACCACGACATGGAGCTGGACCACCGGCCGCCGACCAGGGAGAGCCTCCTGCCCGACATGTCCCGCTCGTACCGCCTCCTACTGTCCAGTCTGGGCGAGGACCCTGACCGCCAGGGACTGCTGAAGACTCCGGAGCGTGCCGCCAAGGCCATGCTCTTCTTTACCAAAGGCTACGACCAGAGCCTGGAAG AGGTGCTGAACGACGCCGTTTTCGACGAGGACCACGACGAGATGGTGGTGGTCAAGGACATCGAAATGTTCTCCATGTGCGAACACCACCTGGTGCCCTTCTACGGCAAGGTGTCGATCGGATACCTGCCCAAGAAGAAAATCCTCGGCCTGAGCAAGCTGGCGCGCATCGTGGAAATCTTCAGTCGCCGGCTGCAGGTGCAGGAGCGGCTCACCAAGCAAATCGCCATCGCGGTCACCAAAGCAGTGGACCCTGCAGGGGTGGCGGTCGTCGTTGAAGGAGT GCACATGTGCATGGTGATGCGTGGAGTGCAGAAGATCAACAGTAAGACGGTGACCAGCACCATGCTCGGCGTCTTCAGAGATGACCCCAAAACTCGCGAGGAGTTCCTCAACCTCGTCCATTCCAAATAG
- the DNApol-eta gene encoding DNA polymerase eta, whose product MRERIVALVDMDCFFCQVEQRINPELKGKPVAVVQYNKWRGGGIIAVNYEARACGVTRHMRGDEAKEKCPEINLVHVPSINDKADTSRYREAGKEVINVICQFNCAVQRASVDEAFLDLTEAVDKRIGGETQVSADHLPSTHVVGFESQLENKEEGRSEAVQEWLRKSDASSEDDHDYRLVVAAKMVEEMRRAIFTQTGFTCSAGIAHNKILSKLVCGMHKPNQQTVLPISKVPFLYETLPVKKVRLLGGKLGDTLMEKLGINYMSELEKFSEAELCQKFEQRNGQWLYNIARGIDNEEVEARLIPKSIGCCKRFPGKTALKTKQELDHWIQELAVEVCARLDKDYEENCRRPRNLVVQWSVEVGSSNSKTGFLSHFDQPCLARDAMILLCKSISIENNKVKVPIQFLGLSVGKFTEERNKANSIAKFFKPSNASETKVNETIVSDPPVPEVKQEAPLIKTGPMSFFLRNLKKKEPEKNDERVADPQMSVETDEDEKEPVKSDSDKDDEKDKRCQDEEEAEAPCPQCGKSVKILDMSEHLDHHVAQELHKELNQSVTPAIPPQPSTSALPKKRKYTKSKNQSAGGDAKKIRSIQSFFNKK is encoded by the exons ATGCGTGAGCGGATTGTTGCCCTTGTGGATATGGACTGCTTCTTCTGCCAAGTCGAGCAGAGGATCAACCCTGAGCTGAAGGGGAAACCTGTAGCTGTGGTCCAATATAACAAATGGAGAGGAGGAGG GATCATTGCTGTGAATTATGAAGCTCGAGCCTGTGGAGTTACCAGACACATGAGAGGCGATGAAGCTAAAGAAAAGTgtcctgaaataaatttggttcacGTTCCGTCCATTAACGATAAAGCAGACACCTCAAGATATCGGGAAGCTGGGAAAGAAGTTATCAATGTGATTTGCCAGTTCAACTGTGCCGTCCAAAGAGCGAGTGTTGATGAGGCATTTTTAGACTTGACAGAAGCAGTTGACAAAAGAATCGGTGGAGAAACTCAAGTCTCTGCAGATCACTTGCCTTCGACACATGTTGTCGGTTTTGAGTCGCAACTAG aaaataaagaagaagGGAGGAGTGAGGCCGTTCAGGAATGGCTGAGGAAAAGTGATGCCTCGTCAGAGGATGATCATGATTATAGACTGGTCGTTGCAGCCAAGATGGTCGAGGAGATGAGAAGAGCAATCTTCACGCAAACTGGATTTACTTGTTCAGCAGGGATTGCTCATAATAAG atattgAGTAAGCTGGTGTGCGGGATGCACAAGCCAAATCAGCAGACGGTGCTTCCCATATCAAAAGTGCCGTTCCTCTACGAAACTCTTCCCGTGAAGAAAGTGCGTCTCTTGGGAGGCAAATTAGGGGACACTCTGATGGAAAAGCTCGGCATTAATTACATGAGcgagttggaaaaattttctgaGGCGGAGCTGTGCCAGAAATTCGAGCAGAGAAACGGCCAGTGGTTGTACAACATAGCCAGGGGAATCGACAATGAAGAGGTAGAGGCGAGGCTGATCCCCAAGTCCATAGGCTGCTGCAAACGCTTTCCAGGCAAGACTGCACTCAAGACTAAACAGGAACTCGATCACTGGATTCAGGAGCTGGCTGTTGAAGTGTGCGCACGGCTTGACAAAGACTACGAGGAG AATTGTCGGAGGCCACGAAATTTGGTGGTTCAATGGAGCGTGGAAGTTGGTTCCAGCAATTCTAAAACTGGATTTCTGTCGCATTTTGACCAACCGTGCCTTGCAAGAGATGCTATGATTTTGCTTTGCAAATCAATTTCGATAGAGAATAACAAAGT gaaagtGCCGATTCAGTTCCTTGGTTTGAGCGTTGGAAAATTCACCGAAGAGCGAAACAAAGCGAATTCCATCGCCAAATTCTTCAAGCCATCCAATGCATCCGAAACGAAAGTGAACGAAACGATTGTGTCAGACCCACCAGTGCCTGAAGTTAAACAGGAAGCACCACTAATCAAGACTGGACCTATGTCCTTTTTCCTGCGAAACCTAAAGAAAAAAGAGCCTGAAAAGAACGACGAAAGAGTAGCAGATCCGCAGATGTCAGTTGAAACTGATGAGGATGAAAAAGAGCCTGTCAAGAGTGACAGTGACAAGGATGATGAGAAGGATAAGCGGTGTCAAGACGAGGAAGAAGCTGAAGCTCCGTGTCCACAGTGTGGGAAAAGTGTCAAAATTTTGGACATGAGTGAGCACCTTGATCACCATGTTGCCCAGGAACTGCACAAAGAGCTCAACCAGTCTGTAACACCTGCCATTCCGCCTCAGCCTTCCACTTCAGCTTTGCCAAAAAAGAGAAAGTATACAAAGTCGAAAAACCAAAGTGCCGGTGGAGatgccaaaaaaattagaagcaTTCAGTcctttttcaacaaaaagtaG